In Symphalangus syndactylus isolate Jambi chromosome 14, NHGRI_mSymSyn1-v2.1_pri, whole genome shotgun sequence, one DNA window encodes the following:
- the SOWAHC gene encoding ankyrin repeat domain-containing protein SOWAHC, protein MEGPAEWGPEAALGPEAVLRFLAERGGRALHAELVQHFRGALGGEPEQRARARAHFKELVNAVATVRVDPADGGKYVHLKKRFCEGPSEPSRDPPRIQVTAEPEAPDGPVGPEARDRLSDAAAPESLPGQSRELGEGEPPAAAHGPPLSAGTRRKNSRRDVQPLPRTPAPGPSEDLELPPHGCEEADRGSSLVGATAQRPARQNFRDLVMGSSPQLKRSVCPGGSSPGSSSGGGRGRGGGDSDSASVASSSAEEESSGGGSVTLDPLEHAWMLSASDGKWDSLEGLLTCEPGLLVKRDFITGFTCLHWAAKHGRQELLAMLVNFANKHQLPVNINARTSGGYTALHLAAMHGHVEVVKLLVGAYDADVDIRDYSGKKASQYLSQSIAEEIKNLVGALDEGDGESAAGSGGGRWRLSKVLASHLITHKLSHALEDGGDHHHHHHHHSAEGWVGGKAKDPGRKASGSSSGRIKPRLNKIRFRTQIVHTTPSFRDPEQPLEDGGEEEVEEERPVKGHSSFKLRPKSNVFG, encoded by the coding sequence ATGGAGGGGCCGGCAGAGTGGGGCCCCGAGGCGGCGCTGGGCCCCGAGGCGGTGCTGCGCTTTCTGGCGGAGCGCGGGGGCCGGGCCCTGCACGCCGAGCTGGTGCAGCACTTCAGGGGCGCCCTGGGCGGCGAACCCGAGCAGCGCGCCCGCGCCCGCGCGCACTTCAAGGAGCTGGTGAACGCCGTGGCCACGGTGCGCGTCGATCCCGCCGACGGCGGCAAGTACGTGCACCTCAAGAAGAGGTTCTGTGAAGGGCCGTCCGAGCCCTCCAGGGACCCGCCACGAATCCAGGTGACCGCCGAGCCCGAGGCCCCCGACGGCCCTGTTGGGCCCGAGGCGCGCGATCGGCTCTCCGACGCAGCGGCCCCGGAGTCGCTCCCTGGACAGAGCCGCGAGCTGGGCGAGGGAGAGCCCCCCGCCGCCGCGCACGGGCCGCCCCTGAGCGCCGGGACTCGCAGGAAAAACTCGCGGCGCGACGTGCAGCCCCTACCCCGGACTCCAGCCCCGGGACCCAGCGAGGACCTGGAGCTCCCGCCACATGGCTGCGAGGAGGCGGACAGGGGCAGCTCCCTTGTAGGGGCTACCGCACAGAGGCCGGCGCGCCAGAACTTCCGTGACCTGGTGATGGGCAGCTCCCCGCAGCTGAAGAGGAGCGTGTGTCCCGGGGGCAGCAGCCCGGGCAGCTCCTCCGGGGGAGGACGCGGTAGAGGCGGGGGCGACTCAGACAGCGCATCGGTGGCCTCGTCGTCCGCGGAGGAGGAGAGCAGCGGCGGAGGCTCCGTGACGCTGGACCCCCTGGAGCACGCGTGGATGCTCTCTGCCTCCGATGGCAAGTGGGACAGCCTGGAGGGTTTGCTCACCTGCGAGCCCGGCCTGCTGGTCAAGCGGGACTTCATTACCGGCTTCACTTGCCTGCATTGGGCCGCCAAGCACGGCAGGCAGGAGCTTCTGGCCATGCTAGTCAACTTCGCCAACAAACACCAGCTGCCGGTGAACATCAACGCCAGGACGAGCGGGGGTTACACCGCCCTGCACTTGGCAGCCATGCACGGGCACGTGGAGGTGGTGAAGCTGCTGGTGGGGGCCTACGACGCCGATGTGGACATCAGGGACTACAGTGGGAAAAAGGCCTCCCAGTACCTGAGTCAGAGCATCGCCGAGGAGATCAAGAACCTGGTGGGAGCCCTGGACGAGGGTGACGGGGAAAGCGCCGCGGGTAGCGGCGGTGGGCGCTGGAGGCTGTCAAAGGTGCTTGCCTCGCATCTCATCACCCACAAACTCTCACACGCCCTAGAAGATGGAGGagaccatcaccatcaccaccatcaccactcgGCTGAGGGGTGGGTCGGAGGCAAAGCCAAGGATCCAGGGCGCAAAGCCTCGGGCAGCTCTAGTGGACGTATAAAACCCAGACTCAACAAAATCCGATTCAGAACCCAGATTGTCCACACTACACCCTCTTTCAGGGACCCAGAACAGCCACTGGAGGATGGgggggaggaggaagtggaggaggaaCGGCCTGTTAAAGGCCACTCATCCTTCAAATTGAGACCAAAGTCCAATGTATTTGGgtaa